Genomic window (Daucus carota subsp. sativus chromosome 5, DH1 v3.0, whole genome shotgun sequence):
ACTTATTTTCCATCttccctattattttttttttttgaaaaaggaaaataattcaataatgaaaagccatacggcataatcgaaattgaacaaacgcaGAATCATATCGCcgttgaatccttccttcttcgGTAGGCAACCAAGcgattttttgaagagatatatatatatgctgtaATCCTCTCAATAttgttttgagcaatcgacCATAAATGCATCACCATACAAACCTTTATCATTGAATCAGCATCATGAAAATCCCGCAGATCTGTAATCCCGGACATGATGAACACACAAAACccaaacaaaaatcaaactctcacagaaggagagaccaaacaaaacccaaataaattgggaacttattgaagaAAACAAGAGATTAATTAATAGTAAGAAAAGAAGACAatattggggctttccaccggtgaaatccgatggaagcccctcagATAAAAGAGACGACGGCTACTTCAAGGTGAGagaaatttagggttttgtgaGAACagagttttattattaatgttcttttttttaatcatctcCTCCCTTcctcatttttatcttctatttaaatatttatcatatCATAAGTGAGAtcttataaaaaatcatattattttaaagtaataatCTTTCTGTGCTATTTTTACGaggtataaaattaaatttagcaTTCATGTTATCTTTTCTAaattaatgtttatattattttgtcatttgagttatttatgatatttttcacAAATTTAAACATGTTGCACGTCttagaaaaattcaaaaaattgtgCATACGTGTTTTAACATTTAATTATTACATGCCTGAGACTGAACTATTGTGTACGCTTGAATCTTTTTTATTCTTTCTGCTAAATGTGTCCGTTAAACTATCTGTTTTTAGACAATGCCAGCATGCATAAATTTCTGTCACTTTTAACTCCCTATTTATacgtattaattaattaattaattaatgtttATTAATGTGTATAGAGTTGCAAGAATTAAAATCCCGTAGATTGCCTGTTATTGCTTCTATTATTTAGACTAGGATGTTGATACCTGTCATATTCATAGTAGTTAGTTTTACAATACAATCCATGTTTAGAAGATAAGAAAGTATCACGTTCATAGCAGTTAGTTTTACGATACAATGCCTATTTAGAAGATAAAAAAGTTTGTTTATGTAAAAGGTTAGAagcatttgaaaaaaaaatgttatcttTTTCAACTTCTAAACAGTTTAATTAGTTGATTCACTTTTCACTTTTGATCAAATTCTTTACCTTTAAtagtaaacaattttttttttagtttaaccAAACGGCCACATACTCTAACTAACTTGTAATTCATGCAAGGCACAGAAtagttcattatttttttacatttttaaaatgttataattctattaaattaataattataatacttttttcaaaaaaaactaattataatactaatatgaaaaataccaattgaatttaattaaaaaggtaattgattagttaatattattttaatattttagtaaataGGCTCGCCCCTGTTGTTTTTCAAAAATGATGCTTGTTAGTCTAAGGACGTGATTTTCTAGTCATCGATAAAGATTTGTTCTATGTAATTCTGAAGTGTACTCATCTTGTACTTAAATAAGAAAACCCATTGTTTTTTTGTTAGTTTGAGATTTTTCTTGGCTCTACTTTGCCTACATTGTTTGTTGTTTCCACTAGGGGTGAGCATCGGTCGGTTTGGACGGTTTTGAGGGTCCAAACCGAACCACACCATAATTATCGGTTTTCCAAAACTTCAATCCGAAACCAAACCGTTAAGTAAAAAAACCAAACTGATCCGTTTAaaacggtttggtttggtttggtttggtttcggttaaaACTGTTCTTTATCGACATAACAAAtttaacaacaaaattaaacttgaaattgcaaaacaagaattgaaagtttcaaatatattatgaattttgtatattagattttaattatatttttaaaaagatattaaattataagaGCTTGTAAAATATaaggagagagagaaagatgataaaaatgtaattcttatatatttattgagtgattgacactttgcaccccttatgtttaggcgctttttcgatttggtcttaaacatttttttttggcagtatgcaccctaaagtttgaaaagcgctttgctttgcacccttttgaccagtctccgttaattgaccgttaaagttaacagatttcaggttttcactttgcaccccgcaattttaattttttttcatgagtattttgaatatttttttttcaaaaaaaaaaaaatattgcttTTGGCCATAAAAATACTTATGAAACTTGCAAATTTCTGATAAGGAAGATTGCAAAGATCATAGGTGTTTTCTTGGCATTTCATTCAAAGAATTTAATATCTATGGACTAGTATATTTAGTACGGATCTAAAGAGAAATACAGAAGCAAATGATACATTTGTAGCAaaacttataaatatatgtgtgttttcAAATTCTTCACCTTACGCCTTAGGGACAAAACACCATGAGCTAAACATGTATGTCCATATCTTCCCAACAAAGATCACCATCAAATTCATCGTACACATCAGGGCAATCCAAGCGTCCGAGTTTTGCTCTTGATGAAGCTTTGGAATGTTGCACAAGTTTGGAGCACtccgaattaaaaaaaaaaaagcaaacaaGAAATCTATGATAAATCAAAGATATTTAGAGTATCTAGGTAAGATAGTGGCTTAGAAAGTCTACACGGAGAACCTCCTACAGCAAAGTAGTGAAGGAAAGTTTGAAACAAAGAGGCCAAATAATTAGACATTGATGAGTAATGTTAAGCTGAAGCAggcaacataaaaaaaaaaattaaaattttacctTTAGAGAATACCTTGCCAGAGAGACCATCTTAATTTTATGAACCCCACCAAGAACCTTGGCCACATTGGATGTTTTTGCCTGCGTGACTGGTTTTCCTGGCAGCATGAAAGAATATTCTGAAAGATTTTCTAACCCAGCTAGAGAATGGTGACTGAAATGCAAGAAAACATGTATGATCTTTGCAATCTTCCTTATCAGAAATTTGCAAGTTCCGTAAGTATTTTTATGGCCAAAagcaatattttctttttttgaaaaaaaatatttaaaaatactcatgaaaaaaaattaaaattgtggggtgcaaagtgaaaacctgaaatctgttaactttaacggttaATTAACGGAGattggtcaaaggggtgcaaagcgaagcgcttttcaaactttaaggtgcatactgccaaaaaaaattgtttgagaccaaatcgaaaaagcgcttaAACataagggtgcaaagtgtcaatcactcatatttatttataaaaaacaaaaagataatacatacaaattagtatatcaatattctttaaaaaatatgataatagttttatatgttttatttttcacatattttgtagaataattttattatcaatttattattcacacatgtatattattattttaatatatatattcggttcggtttggttatatcggtcggtttggaggtaaaaaccgaaaccaaaccgaaaaaattcggtttttaaatttcaaaccgtaaccaaaccaaaccgtaaAAATCGGTTTGGACGGTTTGGATCGGCCGGTTTAGGTCGGTTTGGAGAATTCTTGCTCACCCCTAGTTTATTCCACCAAGACTGACACTACAAGAAATCCCGGAATTACCAACAAAATTTCCTACCAACTGATTTTAGTGCTTCAAGTATTTGATACTAAATCTCTCTGTATCACACTAATACTAATTCTCTGATTGATTGTTTTTTGTAGATTTACTCTTGTCTTAAAGATGAGTACACGAACACACACCTTAAAGAGGATGACGGGCGTATGCGAATCGAAGTAATCAGTGGATTGTAAGTAAATTCGTTATTTGTGGATGCTGGCAAACTGCTCTTGCCTTgcacatgttctttcttttttgCTATTTATCACGTTCTCTTAAGTGTTAAAGATATAATACCATCGTGACAAGCTCTCCTTGTAACACCTTAACGTTTAATAGAGTCGAGAGCCGATaacttaatattatttatgttCATCATGCTATTGTAAAATAAGGTGACATGGGTATATTGTGATTTGTTAATTTGGTGCAGGAAAGGTATGCAATGCATAGTTTTGGAAAGATTAGAGAGCTTGAGATACACTGGGGGAGGGTCAGTGTATCCAATTCTTGCTCATAATCTATATACTCTTTGTATATGCTATCACCAACTGTAGTGGGCATACTTGTAATGTAGAGTTTGCTAAACAAGTAACAAGTTCTTTTGGATTTGATGGCCCCTTTTTATCTAAAAATCGAGAAGAATTGCTTCAGAATTTTGATTAAACTGTGCAAGAATTTAGATTTGCTTCCCCTTGTTATGTAGCATTTTATGTCAACAATAATAGCTAGGTGCATTCAAACACTTTTTATTCATCATCACTAGTTGAccaattttgtattttaataatttgaattcaCAAGAAACCTTACAAGGTTTTGGTGGATTATATGAAGATGCATCTTCTAAAGAGAAATGAAATCTTATGCCTTCCATTCTATATTCATAAAATCTTATGTTTTAAGACGGTTGTATGCAGGTCAAAAGATATATGGCTTGACAAGAACAAGCAGCCAGATATTTCATTCACGTAAGATCATTTGCTCTGCCACTTTTTAATAGTCTGAACCTGATACACATTGCTTAGAGTTTGCAAAAGCTAATAAAATCCAGTTCTAATAGacttagttatatatatatatatatatatatatatatatatatatatatatatatatatatatatatgtatatatatatcctcaGGTTAGAGCCTTTAACAATGAAGAATACCAACAAATGCAAGTTGAGTTACAAGACATGAAGAATCAGGTGAAGCAATTAGAAGAGATGAGAGATCAGAAATTAGAAGAGATGAGAAAGCAAATGGAAGAGACGAAGAGCCAACTTGCTATGGTATTTAATAATCGGAATGAAAATTAGATATTGTGTACGAGACAAGCTAGCTTTTTATATGTTATGTATGAAGTATGTATGATTTATGAATTATAAACCTTGTACGTATGGATGttgcttttgattttaatttatgacttcttttattcaaatgaagcaatttattttattaattgtataatatagggatcaaaaatatttaaatgtatcaataaaaataaatacctaTATTTTATAACATTACCAACCGTTTACCAACGgaattgaattataaataattaaaatgtaaCCTTTTTTCTGGAGCACAATTTGTAGGCAATCTGTTGGTAAAGTTCTTTATCGACTATATTTAACATCAGATTTTCCGTTGGGCATTTGGTGCTAGAATTGCCAACCAAATATTCTGTTGGCGGGGTGGTGTTTCTTTTGTTATTTTGCAAAACAGAGGTCTGTTACTAGATTGTTACTACTCGGTTGCTAAACTTAGCAACGGACACCTAATTCGGTTGGCGAGGTGCTTCCCAACAACGTATACTCTAACGGTCCAGTTCGGTGGGCATTCCGTTAGGAATCTCTTTTACCAACAAATTTTCTTGATTTGCCAACAAAATATTTCGTTGGGAACAAAGAAATTTCTTGTAGTGGGAGCTCATCACAAATGATAATTTAAATTGTTCTAAGATTGGTAATCGCAGAAATAACATTATTGTTTCTTATGTTTTGCTTTTTTGATCTTACATAATTAAATAAAGTTTGAATTATTTGCTAGAAGATGAGTCAAGTAGAACTGGAAAGTTGTATAGTACATGTCGAGATTAGATTCATGTATGAATTCTCGTCTGTTTCTTCACAAAACTCCGGAGACTTCAGCTTTAAAGTCCACAATTCCCGCTCTCCGGACCATGCCGAGATACGTAGGTCCAATGACATGCATTTCTTGGACTTTCAAGGCTAGACTGAGACAGTGCGACATCTCAGTAAGTGGAAGCAAATGATCGTCAACCCTTTGACCTTGTAGATATTCAGACAGCCTAATTCATACAGGCCATATGTTCTTCGAGTTTATATATAGAAGATTCTGAAATTTtaagattttgtaatatattaaaacttaaCTTTGATTATTAGTCCGCACAAGGAGGGCTTACCATCATTATATTCGTATTTTCACACATATGCCTTTTAGATATTTCTCGTGCTTCAAAGGAGACTGAAAGGTTCCCGTTGTGTATAAATAATGGTACAgagtatattataaatcaccaTTGAGTTAGCACAAAGCTACTTGATTATCTGCCATGGCAGTTTCGCATTGCTCTAAACTCTTACTACTCTGTTTTCTTATAAACAAGGGCGGAGCCAGAAATTATTTTTCACCTAGGCTAGttttcgaaaaaaaaaaaattactcgaTTCCGTAAGCTAGTATACTATCATAGTAATTAAAACTTATCTCACAAcataatcataaaaaatttaaaaaatagtattCATAACTACCcagtcaaaaaatttaaaagtacgTGTCAAAAGTTAAAAcgtaaaataatgaaaaacagAGTGAGCATATCCTAACGAAAACAGAGGAAAAAAGtttgaatatattataaactataaaaCCTAAATTGTAAGAAGAAATTTGAATTGACCTTGTTGCTGCTTCTTTTCCTATCCTTGAAAACCTAGTTGAGGGCTCGATTGTAcctttcattttcagttttcatCCTACCGGAGCGTTTTacagaaaaaattatataggCTGGGCCAAATTATCCTGGACTGACCTTAAAATATTTGGGCTgggtaatataaaaatttggggattattttttttgccatgGGCTGGAGCCCACCACAGCCTTGGCTGTGGCTCCGCCCCTGCTTATAAACTCTCTTCATGTCATTACTATGTCCTATACTATTACTACTATGTCGTGCCACGATCACGAGAGAGATGCTCTTTTACAACTAGAGCGAAGCCTTTTCACTTCTTCTAATTCGTCTGCTTACTTGAAGACTGCATTTTGGAAGGCCGGAGGAAATAGCAGTAACGATTGCTGCTCGTGGGACGGGGTTGAGTGTGATGATACTAATGGTTACGTTATTGGTCTCGACCTCAGTAGCAGTCTAATAACTGCTGCAATTCACTCCAACAGCACCCTGTTTAGCCTTGTTCACCTTCAGAGCCTAAACCTTGCAGGAAATAATTTCATGAACTCTTCAATCCCACCCGAGATCTCCCGTCTTTCAAGGTTGTCCTTTTTAAACCTCTCACACTCTTCATTTTACGGCCAAATTCCACTCGAGTTGTCAGGAATGTCGAAATTGACTTCCCTTGATGTGTCCAAGAACTATTTGTTTGGAGACTTTCCGATTCCCATTTTCAATCTCCCAGGCCTGCTTGTTCTTAATGTGAGTCGCAATCAAAATCTCAGTGGTTACCTACCAGAGTTCAACAAAACAAGCCCCTTGAGGGAACTAGATGTTGGTTTGACAGAATTTTCTGGTATCATACCGGCCTCAATCGGATATCTGCAGTCAGTGACTAGGTTGCGGCTAAGAGATTGCCATTTTTATGGATCGATTCCGGCCTCTATTGGTAACCTGACCCAACTGGATTACTTATCACTTGCATCCAACATGTTTAATAGTAACTCAGCTGATCTTTCTTGGCTTCAGAAGCTAACTAAACTCACTGTGTTAAACCTTCAGGATACTAATCTACATGGTAAAATCCCATTTTGGCTGATGAACATGACCCAATTGATTAAATTGGATTTGAGTCTTAATGAACTAACAGGTCAGATTCCTCGCTCATTTTCTCAACTCAAGAACCTGGAATATCTATCTCTTTCGAAAAACAACTTCACTGGTACAGTGGAGGCTGACATTTTTTTCGGTTCTAGAAACCTTACAATTCTTAGTCTATCCGGGTGCAAGATAACGTTAAATTCCCCCCTTCAGAATAACATCATTCTTCCACAGCTTGAAGTTTTACAATTGACTTTCTGTAACTTGACAGAGTTTCCATACTTTCTGCAGTTCCAGAGAAACTTAAGGTTACTTCAACTGAATGGTAACAATATTCACGGTAACATACCACACTGGATCTGGAATGCAAGTTGTTAAACTATGCGGAATCAAGTAAAACGCCATTGAAACACAAGCTTGCTTTTGTATTCACTACTGTAACTAACTAATAGAGAGAACatgtttttctttctttacaAGACAACTGAATGAATAGAAACAGTACTAGAGCTAGCTACTTATAGACAACACCACACCATGAGTTACTGTAACTAACTTTAGCTGACGTGGAAATAGAAAacagaaaatagaaaataacaCTATTTCCAATAGCCGCCCTCAAGTTGAGGATGGAGACTGAGAAGGAACCAGACCCAACTTGAATAGAAGCTTATTAAACTGGGGAGATGGAGATACTTTGGTAAACACATCAGCAATTTGGGAACGTGTGGGAAGATAAGTAAGTTGCAGAAGACCTTCCATCACTTTGTCTCGAGTGAAATGACAGTCAAGCTCGATGTGTTTAGTCCGTTCATGGAACACTGGATTTCGAGCAATATGGAGTGCAGATTGATTATCACATAGAAGCTCCACTGGCTTGAGATCTGTAACTCCTAATTCTTCAAGTAACCGAACAGCCCAAGTGACCTCAGCAGCTGCAGCAGCCATAGCTCGATATTCAGCCTCGGCAGAAGACTTCGAGACCGTGCTCTGTTTCTTGGATTTCCATGTTACTGGTGACTGGCCAAACAGCAAAATGTAACCAGTAACTGATCGCCTTGAATCTTTACAAGAAGCCCAGTCAGCATCGGAAAATGCCTGAAGCTTCAGGTGATCAGCAGCCTTCAGTAAAATCCCTTGAGTAACAGTTGCTGCTAAATAGCGTAGAGTATGATGTAAAGCAGCAAAATGTGAAGTCCTTGGTGCATG
Coding sequences:
- the LOC135152904 gene encoding receptor-like protein 6; amino-acid sequence: MSCHDHERDALLQLERSLFTSSNSSAYLKTAFWKAGGNSSNDCCSWDGVECDDTNGYVIGLDLSSSLITAAIHSNSTLFSLVHLQSLNLAGNNFMNSSIPPEISRLSRLSFLNLSHSSFYGQIPLELSGMSKLTSLDVSKNYLFGDFPIPIFNLPGLLVLNVSRNQNLSGYLPEFNKTSPLRELDVGLTEFSGIIPASIGYLQSVTRLRLRDCHFYGSIPASIGNLTQLDYLSLASNMFNSNSADLSWLQKLTKLTVLNLQDTNLHGKIPFWLMNMTQLIKLDLSLNELTGQIPRSFSQLKNLEYLSLSKNNFTGTVEADIFFGSRNLTILSLSGCKITLNSPLQNNIILPQLEVLQLTFCNLTEFPYFLQFQRNLRLLQLNGNNIHGNIPHWIWNASC